Within Sorangiineae bacterium MSr11367, the genomic segment GTCCGGGTAGTCGGCGCTGTCGGTGGGGAAGATGCCCGCGAAGACCATGGGCTTCACGTCTTTGAAGCCGGGCAGGGGAACCTCGGCGGGCTTGCCCGCGAGCGTCACGGTGTCGCCCACCTTGGTGTCGTGCACGCTCTTGATGTTGCCCGCGAGGAAGCCGACCTCCCCGGGGCCGATCTCTTCCAGCGCGACGGCGAAGGGCTGGAACGAGCCCACCTCGGTGACCTCGTAGTCGCGCTTGGTCGCCATGAAGCGAATTTTATCGCCGCGGCGGAGCGTCCCATCGACCACGCGCACCATGATCATGGCCCCGCGGTAGCTGTCGTACCAAGAGTCGAAGATGATGGCCCGCAGCGGCGCATCGGGATTTCCCTTGGGCGGCGGCACCTTCTGCACGATCTGCTCGAGGATGTCGGCGACGCCCTCGCCGGTCTTGCCGCTGCAGGACAGCGCGTCCGAGCAGTCGAGCCCGATGGTGTCCTCGATCTGCTGCTTGGTGCCGGCGACGTCGGACGACGGGAGGTCGATCTTGTTGAGGACGGGAATGACCTCGAGCCCTTGGTCGATGGCCAGATAGACGTTGGCCAAGGTCTGGGCCTCGACGCCCTGCGTGGAGTCGACGACCAGGACGGCACCCTCGCACGCCGACAGGCTGCGCGACACCTCGTAGTTGAAGTCGACGTGGCCGGGGGTGTCGATCAGATTGAGCTGGTAGTTCGTGCCGTCCTTCGCCGTATATTTGAGGCGGACGTTCTGGGCCTTGATGGTGATGCCGCGCTCGCGCTCGATGTCCATCTTGTCGAGGAACTGCTCGCGCGCCTCGCGCTGGGTGACCGCGCCGGTGACCTCCAGGATGCGGTCGGCCAGGGTCGATTTGCCGTGGTCGATGTGGGCGATGATCGAAAAATTGCGGATGAACTCTTGCGGCGTGGACATGGCGGGGAAACTCAGCTCGCGATCTGACGCGTGCCCTCTATGAAACCGATGCCGTCATTACCTGACAGATGCGTCTCGGCCAGGGGTCGAAGTGGCGGCGCTTGCTATTTTTTGCTGCCAGCGGCGGCCTTCTCGTCCTGGCTTCGAACGCGCTCCGCAGGTACGGAGGGGACGTCGTCGACAGTGTCGAGTGCTTCTAGCTTACTTGCCGACAGGCGCTCGGCTTTTTCAGCACGTCCGACGCCACCACCCCCACCTGTCGAGGGGCGCTCCTGCAAAACCGCGGCAGGGCCAGCTACAGGAACGGGAACAGGAATAGGGGCCGGTGCGGCGGGACGAGGGAAGTCGGGCGCGGCCGTCGGAGTCGGAGGCGGCGGGCCGCCCAAAGGAAGCTGACCAGGCAGAAGGTGCGCGTAGTGGCGCAGCACCAGATCGATACCTTCGCGGATGTAGACGGCGACGGGGACCTTGGTCCTCTCGTGAAGGAGCTTGAGTTTGTCGTTCTGCTCCGGGGTCACGTAGATCGTCGTCGAGATTTTCTTCCGCGACATCGCCAGTGCCTCATCGAGAGCAAGAACGCCAAAAAGCCTTGAATCCTCATGTACTACGCGTTGCCATCCGCGAAAAAGCAGCCCGCCCGCGAACCTCCAGTACTCGACGCGGATGCCTGCCGCCATCCCCTTGTTCGAAATCGAACCCCCGCCCCAGCGGCAGCAACATACACTACGTGAATATACGTGTCGGTTCAAGGGGCCCGGTGCAGATGGTACGGATGAGCTTGGCGCGTCCTGAAGCGAGGCCAGGATCTAGGGCGTCACAAGCGCATCCGGACAGCCAGCTTGCTCGGGGGTCGATCCGCTCGGTATGGTGGGCCCGGGCCACAATGAGAGTTCGCTTTCTTCGATGGGCCAGCGTTGCGGGAGGGGTTGGCGCTGGGGTTGCAGCTTTCACGGTCGCGCTGGCTGCTTGCGGCGGCGGCGATTCCGGGGTTTCGAACTCGAAGCTCCCGGCAGGTGCGCGCTCGGAGGTCATCCAGCACGAGCCCTGCCCAGAAACGGGGGCCAAGGTGACCCTGCTCGACGCCAACGGCGACGGGAAGCCGGACATCCGGCGGGTCGCCGACGGCTCGGGCAAAGAAGTCTGCCGGGTGACGGACCTGAACTACGACGGCAAGCCGGACATGTTCCAGTACTTCGACAAAAACGGGCAGCTTCGCCGCCGGGAGGCCGATTACGACGGCGATGGCGTGGTCGAGGCGCTCGAGTACTACGAGAACGGCAAGCTCGCTCGTCGTGAACTCGACATCTCCGGCCAACACCGGCTCGACACGTGGGACTTCTTCGATGCGAGCGAAAAGCGCATCAAGCGTGAGCGCGACACCGACGGCGACGGCCGCGTCGACCAGTGGTGGTCGTGGAGCGGCGACCAGGTGACGATCGCCTTCGACAAGAACAACGACGGACAGCCCGATCCGAATGACACGATGACGCTGAACGCGTCGGGCGCGGCGGTCACCACGTCGGCCACCTTGGATGCGGGGCCGGGTGACGCTGGACCTCCTCTCAGTACGGCGGCGGCCTTGGGCACCGGGGTCGATGCCGGGTCGGCGTCGAAGCCGGTGACTCCGCAGGGAGCGGACAACCAGCTGCTCAACGCGCCCGGCGCCAAAGACGCAGGGGCACCCAAGCCCAAGGACGCTGTAAAAGGCGGAGGAAAGAAATGAAGTCGCGCACCGTATCGACGGGCCGCGGGGGCTGGTTCGTAGGGATCGCGCTGGGTGTGGCCTCGAGCGTGGGGCTCATCGCCGTGGGGTGCGGCGGCTCCGGGCCGGCGCCACAAAGCGCCAAGGTGACGCCGGGCGGGTCGAAGGATCCGAGCCAGTGGCCCAAAGACGACCGGACGATGTGCGACTGGCGCAACAAGCCCGAGTTCGAGGTGAGTGAAACGGCGGGCACGGGCGCGTTGAAGCCGAACATCCGCCGCGTGTTCAAGACGTTCGGGGAAGGCGAGACGCGCCACAAGACGTTGGTCTGCCGCGAGGTGGACACGAACCTCGACGGCATCAAGGACGACGTGCGCACCTTCAACGAGAAGGGCGAGGCGCTGAAGGAAGAAGCCGACACCGACTACGACGGCCGCGTCGATCTGTGGATGGCGTTCGTGGCCGGCCGCCTGGCCGAGGAGAACGTCGACTCGAACCACGACGGCAAGCCGGACATCTGGAAGGTCTACACCGACGGCCAGCTTTCGCGCATCAAGCGCGACCGGAATTACGACGGGAAGCCCGACGTCTGGGAGATCTACGCGCGCGGAAAGCTCGAGCGCATGGGGCTCGACGAGACGGCCGACGGCCACGTCGACCGCTGGGACCGC encodes:
- the lepA gene encoding translation elongation factor 4, whose amino-acid sequence is MSTPQEFIRNFSIIAHIDHGKSTLADRILEVTGAVTQREAREQFLDKMDIERERGITIKAQNVRLKYTAKDGTNYQLNLIDTPGHVDFNYEVSRSLSACEGAVLVVDSTQGVEAQTLANVYLAIDQGLEVIPVLNKIDLPSSDVAGTKQQIEDTIGLDCSDALSCSGKTGEGVADILEQIVQKVPPPKGNPDAPLRAIIFDSWYDSYRGAMIMVRVVDGTLRRGDKIRFMATKRDYEVTEVGSFQPFAVALEEIGPGEVGFLAGNIKSVHDTKVGDTVTLAGKPAEVPLPGFKDVKPMVFAGIFPTDSADYPDLRDALEKLHMNDAAFSFEPDSSEALGFGFRCGFLGLLHMEIIQERLEREFNLDLITTAPSVVYNVYKNDGTMVRVENPAKLPSPQYIERIEEPIVKMAIHVPAEFVGGVLALCHDKRGVQKALTYSSSDRVIVTYELPFGEVLFDFHDKLKSISRGYASMDYELIGYNPDTLVKVDILVNGDPLDALSIIVHRERAAVRGRGLAEKLKEFVPQQQYEVAIQAAIGGKIIARETVRALRKDVTAKCYGGDISRKRKLLEKQKEGKKRMKQVGSVEIPQKAFLAILKVD